From Xylanibacter oryzae DSM 17970, a single genomic window includes:
- a CDS encoding glutathione peroxidase: MKTIYDFTVKDRKGNDVTLKEYTNEVLLIVNTATKCGFTPQYEELEKLYERFHSRGFEILDFPCNQFGQQAPGTDDTIHNFCKLNYGTEFPRFKKIKVNGDEAEPLYKYLKEQKSFAGWDMSHPIAKILDDMLSKEDPEYKEKPDIKWNFTKFLINKFGLVEARYEPTEKIDNIANKIEELLNK; the protein is encoded by the coding sequence ATGAAAACAATTTATGATTTCACTGTCAAAGACAGAAAAGGCAATGATGTAACACTTAAGGAATACACAAATGAGGTATTGCTTATTGTGAATACAGCCACAAAATGCGGTTTTACACCACAGTATGAAGAACTGGAAAAGCTATATGAAAGATTTCATAGTAGAGGTTTTGAGATACTGGACTTCCCTTGTAACCAATTCGGTCAACAAGCTCCTGGAACGGATGACACTATTCATAATTTCTGTAAGCTAAACTATGGTACAGAATTTCCTCGTTTCAAGAAAATAAAAGTCAACGGAGATGAAGCAGAACCTCTATACAAATATCTAAAAGAACAAAAGAGCTTTGCAGGATGGGATATGTCACACCCTATAGCAAAAATTCTAGATGATATGCTATCCAAAGAAGATCCTGAATATAAAGAAAAACCAGACATAAAATGGAATTTCACGAAGTTCCTTATAAATAAATTTGGATTAGTAGAAGCTCGTTACGAACCAACAGAGAAAATTGATAATATCGCAAACAAGATAGAGGAATTACTAAATAAATAA
- a CDS encoding type B 50S ribosomal protein L31, whose product MRKGIHPENYRPVVFKDMSNGDMFLSKSTCKTTETVEFEGETYPMVKIEISSTSHPFYTGKNKLVDTAGRVDKFMNRYGKASKK is encoded by the coding sequence ATGAGAAAAGGAATTCATCCAGAAAACTATCGCCCCGTCGTATTTAAGGATATGTCCAACGGTGATATGTTCCTATCAAAGTCTACATGCAAGACTACAGAAACAGTAGAATTTGAAGGCGAAACTTACCCAATGGTAAAAATAGAAATCTCTAGTACATCTCACCCGTTCTACACAGGTAAGAATAAGCTTGTCGATACAGCAGGTCGCGTAGACAAGTTCATGAACCGTTACGGTAAAGCTAGCAAGAAATAA
- the trxB gene encoding thioredoxin-disulfide reductase, translating to MEKIEKVRCLIVGSGPAGYTAAIYAARANLKPVEYAGIQPGGQLTQTTEVENFPGYPNGVDGNQMMMDMREQAERFGCDIRDGEIVKADLSKSPYQLTTDEGNIIEAETVIIATGASAKYLGLPDEKKYNGKGVSACATCDGFFYRKKTVAVVGGGDTACEDALYLSGLANKVYLIVRKTFLRASKVMQQRVADKENIEILFEHNTLGLFGEDGVEGAHLIKRKGEADEKLVDIAIDGFFLAIGHKPNSDVFKEWLETDKIGYIKTIAGTPKTKIPGIYAAGDIADPHYRQAITAAGSGCKAAIEADRYLSEIGK from the coding sequence ATGGAGAAAATAGAAAAGGTCCGTTGCCTCATTGTAGGTAGTGGTCCTGCTGGATATACTGCTGCTATATACGCTGCCCGTGCCAACCTGAAACCTGTGGAATATGCTGGAATACAACCAGGTGGTCAACTTACTCAGACCACTGAGGTAGAGAATTTCCCAGGATATCCAAATGGCGTGGATGGAAATCAAATGATGATGGATATGCGCGAGCAGGCTGAGCGTTTCGGTTGCGACATACGCGATGGCGAGATTGTAAAAGCCGACCTCTCTAAGTCTCCTTATCAACTAACTACAGATGAAGGGAATATCATTGAAGCAGAAACTGTTATAATAGCAACAGGAGCTTCAGCTAAATATTTAGGTTTGCCTGACGAGAAAAAATATAACGGAAAAGGGGTTTCAGCATGTGCTACATGTGACGGATTTTTCTATCGTAAAAAGACTGTAGCCGTCGTTGGTGGTGGTGATACAGCATGCGAAGATGCATTATATCTTTCTGGACTTGCCAATAAAGTATATCTGATAGTACGAAAAACTTTCTTGCGCGCATCAAAGGTAATGCAGCAACGTGTTGCCGACAAAGAGAACATCGAAATACTTTTCGAACACAACACTCTCGGGTTATTTGGTGAAGATGGTGTAGAAGGAGCTCATCTTATAAAACGCAAGGGAGAAGCTGATGAAAAGCTTGTTGATATAGCTATTGACGGGTTCTTCCTAGCCATTGGTCACAAACCGAATTCTGATGTATTCAAAGAATGGCTTGAAACAGATAAAATAGGTTATATAAAGACTATTGCAGGAACTCCAAAAACAAAAATACCTGGAATATATGCAGCAGGAGATATAGCCGACCCACATTACCGACAAGCTATAACAGCTGCCGGCAGTGGCTGTAAGGCTGCGATTGAAGCAGACCGTTATCTATCTGAGATAGGAAAATAA
- a CDS encoding HAD family hydrolase: protein MVKTYILDFDGTMGDTRSLIVKTMQQTIAELGLPKRTDNQCASMIGLPLKQTFTDLIPMDDDMGNLCAETYTRIFAKNNVPGAVPVFPNVLDTIKKLYESGCIITIASSRRRQSLLNFIDEMKLNKYISFVVSASDVDRAKPFPDMVYNILEETKCKPDESIVVGDTTFDIEMGKSAGSLTCGVTYGNGTRVQLVQSHADYIINDFSELLNI, encoded by the coding sequence ATGGTTAAAACTTATATATTAGATTTTGATGGAACTATGGGTGATACCCGTAGTCTGATAGTGAAGACAATGCAGCAAACTATAGCTGAATTGGGACTTCCAAAACGTACAGATAATCAGTGTGCTTCAATGATAGGATTACCATTGAAACAGACATTCACGGATCTTATACCTATGGATGATGATATGGGAAACCTGTGTGCTGAAACATATACTAGAATCTTTGCGAAGAATAATGTGCCTGGTGCTGTTCCTGTATTTCCTAATGTACTGGATACTATAAAAAAGTTATATGAAAGTGGATGCATAATAACTATAGCAAGTAGCAGGCGTAGACAATCTCTTTTGAATTTTATTGACGAGATGAAACTTAATAAATACATTTCATTTGTAGTCAGTGCTTCTGATGTAGATAGAGCAAAACCTTTCCCTGATATGGTTTATAATATATTAGAAGAAACGAAATGTAAACCGGATGAATCAATTGTCGTAGGGGATACCACATTCGATATAGAAATGGGTAAATCAGCTGGAAGTCTTACTTGTGGGGTCACATATGGAAATGGCACGAGAGTGCAACTAGTGCAGTCTCATGCCGATTATATTATAAATGACTTCAGTGAACTACTGAACATCTAA